One Nocardioides aromaticivorans genomic window carries:
- a CDS encoding carbohydrate ABC transporter permease, whose amino-acid sequence MTTAISAGPGHEPGPAPAARGRVRRLLDRHWYAWAMVLPTVLVLGVLVLYPLFQGIFQSFTDLNETNNRDVICTKTLGGGEDCVDNPDRAQFVGLDNYVDLITGERGKFWLLFTNTIVWTTACVFFHYTIGLGLAVLLNRRFRGRSLYRVLLIVPWAVPAFVSAFAWKFLFNPRFGLINSVLVDLGMDPVDWFNHRWTAMFAAIVTNVWLGVPFMMVAILGGLQAIPSDLYEAAEMDGASPWQRFRNVTLPGLRPVSSTVILLGTIWTFNMFPIIYFVTGGEPAGETEILVTGAFRAAFEGLRNYSLAATYGVLILSLLVVYAAMYRRVLRSRGEVW is encoded by the coding sequence GTGACCACGGCGATCTCCGCGGGGCCCGGCCACGAGCCGGGCCCCGCCCCCGCCGCCCGGGGCCGGGTCCGGCGGCTCCTCGACCGGCACTGGTACGCGTGGGCCATGGTGCTGCCGACCGTCCTCGTGCTCGGGGTGCTCGTCCTCTATCCCCTGTTCCAAGGCATCTTCCAGTCGTTCACCGACCTCAACGAGACGAACAACCGCGACGTCATCTGCACCAAGACCCTCGGCGGCGGCGAGGACTGCGTCGACAACCCTGACCGCGCCCAGTTCGTCGGCCTCGACAACTACGTCGACCTGATCACCGGCGAGCGCGGCAAGTTCTGGCTGCTCTTCACCAACACGATCGTCTGGACGACGGCCTGCGTGTTCTTCCACTACACGATCGGCCTGGGGCTGGCCGTGCTGCTCAACCGAAGATTCCGGGGGCGAAGTCTCTACCGCGTGCTCCTCATCGTGCCCTGGGCCGTCCCGGCGTTCGTGAGCGCGTTCGCATGGAAGTTCCTGTTCAACCCGCGGTTCGGCCTGATCAACTCCGTGCTGGTCGACCTCGGCATGGACCCGGTGGACTGGTTCAACCACCGGTGGACCGCGATGTTCGCCGCGATCGTCACCAACGTGTGGCTCGGCGTCCCGTTCATGATGGTCGCCATCCTCGGCGGCCTGCAGGCGATCCCCTCCGACCTCTACGAGGCCGCTGAGATGGACGGCGCCTCGCCGTGGCAGCGGTTCCGCAATGTCACCCTTCCGGGCCTGCGGCCGGTGAGTTCGACGGTGATCCTGCTCGGCACCATCTGGACCTTCAACATGTTCCCGATCATCTACTTCGTCACCGGCGGCGAACCCGCAGGGGAAACCGAGATCCTCGTGACCGGCGCCTTCCGCGCGGCCTTCGAAGGCCTGCGCAACTACTCGCTCGCGGCGACGTACGGCGTGCTCATCCTGTCCTTGCTCGTCGTGTACGCCGCCATGTACCGCCGAGTCCTCCGGAGCAGAGGAGAAGTCTGGTGA
- a CDS encoding sugar ABC transporter permease — MTRRPRGREERSVGASIALHGTLLMAVTIALFPVVWVLLASLKPKSAIQSSEVALFDHPTLDNYHRVLFDTNFPTWFLNSVIVAAFTMLVGMAMSATAGYALSRFNFPGKRSLMWVFLITQMFPVAILIVPIYTIMASLNLIDTKASLVIAYCTVAVPFCTWMLRGYFDTIPRDLDEAAAIDGLGPFKTFWFVILPLARPGLAVTAFYTFLTAWGEVAYAIAFILSDKKLTLGAGLQQFVPQFNPQWDLLTAGAVLIMLPASLVFYFAQKHLVAGLTAGGTKG; from the coding sequence GTGACCCGTCGTCCCCGTGGCCGCGAGGAGCGCAGCGTCGGCGCGTCGATCGCGCTGCACGGCACCCTGCTCATGGCCGTCACGATCGCCCTCTTCCCGGTGGTATGGGTCCTCCTGGCCTCGCTCAAGCCGAAGAGCGCCATCCAGTCGAGCGAGGTGGCGCTGTTCGACCACCCGACGCTCGACAACTACCACCGGGTGCTCTTCGACACGAACTTCCCCACCTGGTTCCTCAACTCGGTCATCGTCGCGGCGTTCACGATGCTCGTCGGGATGGCGATGTCGGCGACCGCCGGCTATGCGCTGAGCCGGTTCAACTTCCCCGGCAAGCGGAGCCTGATGTGGGTCTTCCTGATCACCCAGATGTTCCCGGTCGCCATCCTGATCGTGCCGATCTACACGATCATGGCGTCGCTGAACCTGATCGACACCAAGGCCTCGCTGGTCATCGCCTACTGCACCGTCGCGGTCCCCTTCTGCACATGGATGCTGCGGGGCTACTTCGACACGATCCCGCGCGACCTGGACGAGGCGGCCGCGATCGACGGGCTCGGCCCTTTCAAGACGTTCTGGTTCGTGATCCTGCCACTGGCCAGGCCCGGTCTGGCGGTGACGGCCTTCTACACGTTCCTGACGGCGTGGGGCGAGGTCGCCTACGCGATCGCGTTCATCCTCAGTGACAAGAAGCTGACCCTGGGCGCCGGGCTCCAGCAGTTCGTGCCGCAGTTCAACCCGCAGTGGGACCTGCTCACCGCGGGCGCGGTGCTGATCATGCTGCCGGCGTCCCTCGTCTTCTACTTCGCTCAGAAACACCTCGTCGCCGGTCTCACCGCCGGTGGCACCAAGGGTTAG
- a CDS encoding ABC transporter ATP-binding protein — MSTPVVFDSATRVYPGAETPAVDSLDLEVRPGEFLVLVGPSGCGKSTSLRMLAGLEDVTSGSIRIGDRDVTHLRPKDRDIAMVFQSYALYPHLTVGENMGFALKIAGVAKSEIASRVADAARVLDLEPYLDRKPKALSGGQRQRVAMGRAIVREPQVFLMDEPLSNLDAKLRVSTRTQIAALQRRLGITTVYVTHDQVEAMTMGDRVAVLKDGVLQQVAAPLDLYDRPANAFVAGFIGSPAMNLGTFRVEGESAVVGEARVPLSRETRSALTSDEVVLGFRPEALELTSSDAADAFAVEVLVAEELGSEAFLYGTLEGATLRDPQLVAKVAPRSVPEKGSRVHFRILPDRLHAFSPETGEALARA; from the coding sequence ATGTCCACCCCCGTCGTCTTCGACTCCGCCACCCGGGTCTACCCCGGCGCGGAAACGCCCGCCGTCGACAGCCTGGACCTCGAGGTCCGGCCCGGCGAGTTCCTCGTGCTGGTCGGCCCCTCGGGCTGCGGCAAGTCCACGAGCCTGCGCATGCTCGCCGGTCTGGAGGACGTGACCTCCGGATCGATCCGGATCGGCGACCGCGATGTCACCCACCTGCGGCCCAAGGACCGCGACATCGCCATGGTCTTCCAGAGCTACGCCCTCTACCCCCACCTCACCGTCGGCGAGAACATGGGCTTCGCCCTCAAGATCGCCGGCGTCGCGAAGTCCGAGATCGCCAGCCGTGTCGCCGACGCCGCAAGGGTCCTCGACCTCGAGCCCTATCTCGACCGCAAGCCCAAGGCCCTCTCCGGCGGCCAGCGCCAGCGGGTCGCGATGGGACGCGCGATCGTCCGGGAGCCGCAGGTCTTCCTCATGGACGAGCCGCTGTCCAACCTCGACGCGAAACTGCGCGTCTCCACGCGGACCCAGATCGCGGCACTCCAGCGCCGCCTCGGCATCACGACCGTCTACGTCACGCACGACCAGGTCGAGGCGATGACGATGGGCGACCGGGTCGCGGTGCTGAAGGACGGCGTCCTGCAGCAGGTTGCCGCGCCGCTGGACCTGTACGACCGGCCGGCCAACGCCTTCGTCGCCGGCTTCATCGGCTCGCCGGCCATGAACCTGGGGACCTTCCGGGTGGAGGGCGAGAGCGCCGTGGTCGGTGAGGCACGGGTGCCGCTGTCCCGCGAGACGCGGTCCGCGCTCACCTCCGACGAGGTCGTCCTCGGCTTCCGGCCGGAGGCGCTCGAGCTCACCTCGTCCGACGCTGCCGACGCCTTCGCGGTCGAGGTCCTGGTCGCCGAGGAGCTCGGCTCCGAGGCCTTTCTCTACGGGACGCTGGAGGGCGCCACCCTGCGCGACCCCCAGCTGGTCGCGAAGGTCGCCCCACGCAGCGTCCCCGAGAAGGGCAGCCGGGTGCACTTCCGGATCCTCCCCGACCGGCTGCACGCCTTCTCGCCGGAGACGGGCGAGGCGCTCGCCCGGGCCTGA
- a CDS encoding carbohydrate kinase family protein has translation MTDRVLVVGPASWNRIVLLDRLPEPVAHTVVATDAWHTVGGTSAGKSLSLAGAGREVLLSTQLAAGAEGELVRSVLTLAGVQVRADRAAVTEQHLNLMTPAGERLSIYLARPPAGPDDAERDREVQELMAGSAVVVLDLGAEPRRLVPTALAARRPIWTDLHDYDGRAAFHQPFLEAADAVFMNDDATPDPLDLLARCLRHGAAFAVCTLGAEGAVALDRSGRVHRVDAVPAPVVDTNGAGDAFFAGTLDAHLAGAELPEALAAGARSAAQVLGSRHLHPALDGLLSAG, from the coding sequence GTGACCGATCGCGTCCTCGTCGTGGGGCCCGCCTCGTGGAACCGGATCGTGCTGCTCGACCGGCTCCCCGAGCCGGTGGCGCACACGGTCGTCGCGACCGATGCGTGGCACACCGTCGGAGGTACGTCGGCGGGCAAGTCCCTCTCGCTCGCCGGCGCCGGTCGCGAGGTGCTGCTGTCCACGCAGCTCGCGGCCGGCGCCGAGGGCGAGTTGGTGCGGTCGGTCCTGACCCTCGCTGGCGTACAGGTGCGCGCGGACCGGGCGGCCGTCACCGAGCAGCACCTCAACCTGATGACGCCGGCGGGCGAGCGGCTGTCCATCTACCTGGCCCGCCCGCCGGCCGGGCCGGACGACGCGGAGCGGGACCGTGAGGTCCAGGAGCTGATGGCCGGGTCCGCGGTCGTCGTACTCGACCTGGGGGCGGAGCCGCGACGCCTGGTGCCGACCGCGCTCGCCGCCCGACGCCCGATCTGGACCGATCTCCACGACTACGACGGCCGGGCGGCCTTCCACCAGCCCTTCCTGGAGGCGGCCGACGCGGTCTTCATGAACGACGACGCGACGCCAGACCCTCTCGACCTCCTGGCTCGCTGCCTGAGGCACGGCGCCGCCTTCGCGGTATGCACCCTCGGCGCCGAGGGCGCGGTCGCGCTCGACCGGTCGGGACGCGTCCATCGGGTCGACGCGGTCCCCGCCCCAGTCGTGGACACGAACGGGGCCGGTGACGCCTTCTTCGCGGGAACCCTCGACGCCCACCTCGCGGGGGCGGAGCTGCCCGAGGCGCTGGCCGCTGGCGCCCGATCGGCTGCCCAGGTGCTCGGCAGCCGGCACCTGCACCCGGCACTGGACGGCCTGCTCAGCGCGGGCTAG
- a CDS encoding LacI family DNA-binding transcriptional regulator, protein MDQPRLLDIAHHAGVSEATVSRVLNGKAGVSAATRETVLAALDELGYERSGRPQRSRAGLVGLIIPELSNPIFPAMAQVIEQVLARHAYIPVLCTQTPGGATEDELVDVLVERDVTGIVFVSGVHADMSADHTRYARLTASGVPFVLIDGYSERISAPFVSVDDGAAMRMSVEHLVELGHERIGLALGPHRFVPVVRKVAGFTEVMEARGLGGADRVQHSLFTLEGGRAAADALLDDGCTAIVCGSDIMALGAIRAVRARGLDVPRDVSVVGFDDSPMTAFTDPPLTTIRKPVEAMSTAAVDALVDEIRGNTAHRTEFLVQPELVLRGSTGRPSPR, encoded by the coding sequence ATGGACCAGCCGCGACTGCTCGACATCGCCCACCACGCCGGGGTCAGCGAGGCCACGGTGTCGAGGGTGCTGAACGGCAAGGCGGGGGTGTCCGCGGCGACGCGGGAGACCGTGCTCGCCGCGCTCGACGAGCTCGGCTACGAGCGCTCCGGCCGGCCCCAGCGCTCCCGCGCCGGGCTGGTCGGTCTGATCATCCCGGAGCTGAGCAACCCGATCTTCCCCGCGATGGCGCAGGTCATCGAGCAGGTCCTGGCCCGGCACGCCTACATCCCCGTTCTCTGCACCCAGACACCCGGTGGCGCGACCGAGGACGAGCTCGTCGACGTCCTCGTCGAGCGCGACGTCACCGGGATCGTCTTCGTCTCCGGTGTGCACGCCGACATGTCGGCCGACCACACGCGCTACGCGCGCCTGACGGCGAGCGGCGTGCCGTTCGTGCTGATCGACGGCTACAGCGAGCGGATCTCCGCCCCGTTCGTGTCGGTGGACGACGGCGCGGCGATGCGGATGTCGGTCGAGCACCTCGTCGAGCTCGGCCACGAGCGGATCGGGCTCGCCCTCGGGCCACACCGTTTCGTCCCCGTCGTCCGCAAGGTCGCCGGTTTCACCGAGGTGATGGAGGCTCGCGGCCTGGGCGGGGCCGACCGCGTGCAGCACTCCCTCTTCACGCTCGAGGGCGGGCGGGCAGCAGCGGACGCCCTCCTCGACGATGGTTGTACGGCGATCGTCTGTGGCAGCGACATCATGGCCCTCGGCGCCATCCGCGCCGTGCGGGCGCGTGGCCTCGATGTGCCGCGCGACGTCTCCGTCGTCGGGTTCGACGACAGCCCGATGACCGCCTTCACCGACCCGCCGCTGACGACGATCCGCAAGCCGGTCGAGGCGATGAGCACGGCCGCGGTCGACGCGCTCGTCGACGAGATCCGGGGCAACACGGCGCACCGCACCGAGTTCTTGGTCCAGCCCGAGCTGGTGCTCCGGGGCTCGACCGGTCGTCCTAGCCCGCGCTGA